A genomic segment from Lignipirellula cremea encodes:
- a CDS encoding IS4 family transposase, which translates to MFDSFRSRLAAARRDDQLFFAALIDQQTIRSSFGDASTILDSARIYDTAVTVWVFLSQTLTSGHNCVQAVAKLIAFRAAKGLPIPAALSGAYCMARDKLNEAGMHRLVTDSGAAIEDSVPDQWLWRGHRVIVGDGCTLTMADTPENQEAYPQMAGQKPGCGFPIMRMVVFFGLATGVVLEAAMGRYKGKLTAEVSLFREIDKILEEDDVYLADRAYSGWFDIARQLARGVHVVLRKHQSRRTDFRTGVRYSKDEHAVFWDKPPRPAWMTAEEYAGYDVFLTLREIRVRIATPGFRTREVIIVTNLLDDIEYNKEDLAALYRRRWQAELNLRSLKTVMQMDHLRCKQPHRVRNEIRAHFTAYNLVRQMMCEAAIRGDVQPWQISFKGTMQTLNELLPVLCMTGDADPLCDVFYDCCLQHVVGNRPDRYEPRVRKRRPNPYKLMTKPRHSHQPGKE; encoded by the coding sequence ATGTTCGATTCTTTTCGCTCGCGGTTGGCTGCGGCCCGACGTGATGATCAACTGTTCTTCGCTGCGCTGATCGATCAACAGACTATCCGATCCAGCTTTGGCGACGCAAGTACAATCCTCGATTCCGCGCGAATTTACGACACCGCCGTCACCGTTTGGGTGTTCCTCTCGCAAACCCTCACTTCCGGCCACAACTGCGTCCAGGCGGTTGCCAAATTGATCGCCTTTCGCGCCGCTAAAGGCCTGCCGATTCCTGCCGCTCTAAGCGGCGCCTACTGCATGGCGCGAGACAAACTTAACGAAGCCGGCATGCACCGCCTGGTGACAGATTCTGGCGCCGCGATCGAAGATTCCGTCCCCGATCAATGGCTCTGGCGAGGACATCGCGTTATCGTCGGCGACGGTTGCACGCTGACAATGGCTGACACTCCTGAAAACCAAGAAGCCTATCCGCAAATGGCGGGGCAAAAACCCGGCTGTGGATTTCCCATCATGCGGATGGTGGTCTTCTTCGGCCTGGCCACCGGCGTCGTGCTGGAAGCCGCCATGGGTCGCTATAAAGGCAAGCTGACGGCCGAGGTCAGCCTGTTCCGTGAGATCGACAAAATCCTCGAAGAAGACGACGTTTATCTCGCAGATCGAGCCTATTCTGGCTGGTTCGACATCGCCCGGCAGCTGGCCCGAGGGGTGCATGTGGTGCTGCGAAAACATCAATCGCGAAGGACCGATTTCCGCACCGGCGTGCGCTACAGCAAAGACGAACACGCGGTGTTCTGGGACAAGCCGCCACGGCCTGCCTGGATGACCGCAGAAGAGTACGCCGGCTATGACGTATTCCTGACACTGCGTGAGATCCGGGTGCGGATCGCCACGCCCGGCTTTCGCACGCGTGAGGTCATCATTGTGACCAACTTGCTCGACGACATCGAGTACAACAAGGAGGATCTGGCGGCTCTTTATCGTCGGCGGTGGCAAGCAGAATTAAATCTAAGATCGTTGAAAACGGTGATGCAAATGGACCACTTGCGCTGCAAGCAACCCCATCGTGTGCGGAACGAAATCCGAGCTCACTTCACGGCCTATAACTTGGTCCGTCAGATGATGTGCGAGGCAGCGATCCGCGGCGACGTGCAACCCTGGCAAATCAGCTTTAAGGGGACGATGCAAACGCTTAACGAGTTGCTGCCGGTGTTGTGCATGACAGGGGACGCCGATCCGCTCTGCGACGTGTTTTATGATTGCTGCTTGCAGCATGTCGTTGGCAATCGCCCGGACCGCTACGAACCGCGAGTCCGCAAACGCCGGCCCAATCCGTACAAGCTCATGACCAAGCCCCGTCACAGCCACCAACCCGGCAAAGAATAA
- a CDS encoding cytochrome P460 family protein: MKTAISVLAVVVALIGIRLYASPPIRPSLEPLQLRRLDRYVRITDRPFEMQDSTITFCRPPEEIALNPHDPAFPETAFCHVYVNEIAKNPMLTGKGIYPEGSLVIKSKLAAADSQKPELFTVMQKMANGYDTERGNWKYTVVDGTSYRQLASGRIDSCIQCHEQYKETDYITREYIAEK; this comes from the coding sequence ATGAAAACTGCAATATCGGTACTTGCCGTCGTCGTGGCCCTGATCGGCATTCGCCTTTACGCCAGTCCTCCCATTCGTCCTTCACTTGAGCCATTGCAACTCCGCCGTTTGGACCGCTATGTGCGGATTACCGACCGACCCTTTGAGATGCAAGATTCAACGATAACGTTTTGTCGACCACCGGAAGAGATCGCACTGAATCCCCACGATCCCGCATTCCCTGAAACAGCTTTCTGCCATGTTTATGTGAACGAAATAGCCAAGAATCCCATGTTAACGGGGAAAGGGATCTATCCCGAGGGATCCCTTGTGATCAAATCAAAACTTGCAGCGGCCGACAGCCAGAAACCTGAGCTGTTCACGGTAATGCAGAAAATGGCAAACGGCTATGACACCGAACGTGGCAACTGGAAATACACGGTCGTTGATGGAACGTCCTATCGGCAGCTCGCTTCTGGGCGAATTGATTCCTGCATCCAGTGTCACGAACAATACAAGGAAACGGATTACATCACGCGCGAGTACATCGCCGAAAAGTGA